The Deinococcus sp. Marseille-Q6407 DNA window ACCCAGGGTTACTGGAAAGTGCACTGGCGCAACCGCTTCAGGAACTGTTTGGGCAACGGCGGTATCGACAGTGCCTGCCCAGGCGGCGGCCTACCTTTATTACCTGTCACGTGCCCACGCCTTCGTCGATGCGAACAAGAGAACTTCACTGAGCTGTGCCCTGGTGTGGCTGGCCCTGCATGACCTTCGGTTGCGCCTGAGTCAACAGGAACTGTTCGACCTGACCCTGGCGGTGGCCCAGGGACAGCTCTCACTGGAAGAGGCGATCGAACGCTTTGAGCGTGCAGTCTGGTAGTGCCCACTTCAAGTTCCATTGCACAAACCTGTTGCATTTGATTTTTATTCTGCAAGGGGTTTTTGCAAGGCCGGAAGGGTGATTTCATCGGAGGGATAAAAGTGTTGCAGAAACGTTCGTTTGTGAGAAGCTTGTTGTGCTGGGGTTTGTTCACGCTGCTGCAAGGACATGGGCAGAAGTGGTAAGCGTGTAGCTTAAGTATTTCATTTATTGCAGATGTAGTAATCTGTAAGCATGACAGCTTCTACCTTTAGTCCACAGCTCGAAGAGCACCAATTGCTGGCAGCCTTTGCTCGCCAACTTGAGCAGGGTGGTGCTGTAGAAATCAACCTTCCTGGACAGCCTGCGCTACCTGCTTCACCCGTATTGGTGGAGTTGCTCAAAGCTAGCCTCAAAGAATTTCAGGAAGGCAATGGGGTCACCCTCCTTACCAGCAAGCGTGAACTGAGTGCTCAGGAAGCGGCGGAGCTGCTAGGGGTCAGTCGGCCTTATCTAATTACCCATCTGCTGGAGACCGGTGTTATCCCTTACCGCAAGGTAGGCACACATAGAAGAATTGCCCTCTCGGATATTCAAGCCTTCCAAGCTGAGCAGGATAGGCAACATGCCCTGCTAGATGACATTGTGGCAGACGAACAAGCAGCTGGGATGTACTGAACTTGCCTCCACGACTTTTTCTAGACGCCAACGTGCTGTACGGCGAGCTTCTGCGAAACCTGCTCCTGCGGCTGGCTGTCCAACGGGTGTGCACTATCTACTGGTCGGCTGAAGTGCAGCAGGAATGGAAACGTCATCTAGTGGATGACGCTGGGTACAGCGAAGCTACGATTACCCGCACACAGGAGCGAATGGAAGCTGCTTTTCCAGCAGCGAATGTCAGTGGCTACGAAGCCCTGTTACCTGACTTGCAGCTCCCTGACCCTGATGACCGCCATGTTTTGGCTGCCGCTATCCGAGCTAGAGCGAACATCCTGGTGACCTTCAATCTCAAGGACTTTCCCAA harbors:
- a CDS encoding PIN domain-containing protein; the protein is MPPRLFLDANVLYGELLRNLLLRLAVQRVCTIYWSAEVQQEWKRHLVDDAGYSEATITRTQERMEAAFPAANVSGYEALLPDLQLPDPDDRHVLAAAIRARANILVTFNLKDFPKDTLPPGLVVQHPDEVLSHLLETNAEGCRIALTKLVASLKNPPMSLSNVASALERNQMPESASRLHTLSI
- a CDS encoding type II toxin-antitoxin system death-on-curing family toxin, translated to MPAQAAAYLYYLSRAHAFVDANKRTSLSCALVWLALHDLRLRLSQQELFDLTLAVAQGQLSLEEAIERFERAVW
- a CDS encoding helix-turn-helix domain-containing protein → MTASTFSPQLEEHQLLAAFARQLEQGGAVEINLPGQPALPASPVLVELLKASLKEFQEGNGVTLLTSKRELSAQEAAELLGVSRPYLITHLLETGVIPYRKVGTHRRIALSDIQAFQAEQDRQHALLDDIVADEQAAGMY